A window of the Eremothecium cymbalariae DBVPG#7215 chromosome 5, complete sequence genome harbors these coding sequences:
- the XPT1 gene encoding xanthine phosphoribosyltransferase (similar to Ashbya gossypii ABL070C), which yields MLEPEKMYMSYNNIHKLCQTVAQQILAKGERPDVIIAITGGGMIPARIIRSFLKFKGEKNIPIQAIGLSLYEDLGLDDKVETIGKEVIRTQWLDFGALDKHFDSLIGKKVLIVDEVDDTRTTLHYAVTELKKEVDEQRIKLNRLNEETIFSIFVLHNKDKPKKAELPASIMGTGRYLAAETVPDKWLCYPWEATDIDEHTRLSIEQGNN from the coding sequence ATGTTAGAACCAGAAAAGATGTACATGTCGTACAACAATATCCATAAGTTATGTCAAACTGTTGCTCAACAAATCCTTGCAAAGGGTGAAAGACCCGACGTCATTATTGCCATCACTGGCGGAGGAATGATTCCGGCTAGAATTATTAGGTCTTTCCTAAAATTTAAAGGTgaaaaaaatattccaattcAGGCTATTGGATTGTCGTTGTATGAGGATTTAGGTTTAGACGATAAAGTTGAGACTATTGGTAAGGAAGTAATTAGAACCCAGTGGTTAGACTTTGGCGCATTAGATAAGCATTTTGATTCTTTAATCGGCAAGAAAGTGCTAATTGTTGATGAGGTCGATGACACGAGAACCACGCTTCATTATGCTGTAACTGAGTTGAAAAAGGAAGTTGATGAGCAGCGAATTAAGTTAAATAGACTTAACGAAGAAACTATTTTCTCTATCTTTGTGTTACACAATAAGGACAAGCCAAAGAAAGCTGAGCTACCAGCATCTATCATGGGCACTGGGCGGTATTTAGCTGCAGAAACCGTTCCTGACAAGTGGTTATGCTATCCATGGGAGGCCACGGATATTGATGAGCATACTAGACTCTCAATCGAGCAAGGTAACAACTGA
- the UTP9 gene encoding Utp9p (similar to Ashbya gossypii ABL069C) has protein sequence MSTEAFRASIACFSPSANQFAFQANGSQKNFVDLYPLDPANNYKVNSSLVNPIDYEANDLDVSEIKILRWCITHASDATSKVKRRGGNDAVEEIEGSTEESSLINVFPNGKIVVFSPNGQDIVNIIHNKRDILAVDTIGSSIWLLDDDKTVKHFNCKSTKPLKTFHLTDGKNEVVTSFQTLQLSGILLLALIVEDAIYIIDPSKRRPSTLCKLSIPNCISCKVLDDDHIVVCNSEKIYVVQFRDQTITQEWKFSAERIAVLDGKIVALGSNGGLVLFKLNFPEALCTIRVQKAAIIDYKETHDLNLIIAWLNVNEPKFEIITPEQLSNNSGIILNQSNKTATTTATDTTVPIEPSETNEANKSAIKVTKSEQNELSQSLIDALVNDSDEHTIIDILSSEKWTESRIKDFIRTQLSSEWCNKIFGIVCSQLKHDVWSSNKALLLMLKWLLTLRSSEIDALQTNNDKSIKKTRAALKSCSDTFPILLSIQGALEMLKAQAKLRQDLTHLSLEEEDPKEGENETDIIYENGEAGDFVDALDRI, from the coding sequence ATGAGTACAGAGGCATTTCGTGCATCTATAGCCTGTTTCTCGCCGAGCGCTAACCAGTTTGCTTTTCAAGCAAATGGCTCTCAGAAAAACTTCGTTGATCTATACCCATTAGATCCTGCTAACAATTATAAGGTCAACAGTTCGTTGGTCAATCCTATTGATTATGAAGCCAATGATCTAGATGTTTCAGAAATAAAGATTTTGAGGTGGTGTATTACGCATGCATCTGACGCTACATCGAAAGTAAAGAGAAGAGGTGGAAATGATGCGgttgaagagattgaagGTTCCACGGAAGAAAGTTCCTTGATAAATGTGTTCCCAAATGGCAAGATAGTTGTATTTTCTCCAAATGGGCAAGATATCGTTAATATCATCCACAATAAAAGAGATATTCTTGCAGTAGACACCATAGGTTCATCGATTTGGcttttggatgatgataaaacGGTAAAACATTTTAACTGCAAGTCAACTAAGCCATTGAAAACCTTTCACTTGACAGATGGTAAAAATGAGGTGGTTACCAGTTTTCAAACATTGCAGCTAAGTGGTATATTGCTACTAGCACTGATCGTGGAAGATGCGATTTACATTATTGACCCTAGCAAAAGACGGCCATCAACGCTCTGCAAGCTGAGTATTCCGAACTGTATCAGTTGTAAGgttttagatgatgatcatATCGTTGTTTGCAATTCAGAGAAGATTTACGTGGTACAGTTTAGAGATCAAACCATCACGCAAGAATGGAAATTCTCCGCAGAGAGGATTGCTGTGCTCGATGGCAAAATCGTTGCATTAGGTTCCAACGGAGGTTTGGTGTTATTCAAGCTTAATTTCCCAGAAGCATTATGCACTATCAGAGTACAAAAAGCTGCGATTATTGATTACAAAGAGACCCATGACCTGAATTTGATCATCGCATGGTTAAATGTTAACGAACCGAAATTTGAAATCATCACTCCTGAACAGCTATCTAACAATAGCGGAATCATACtaaatcaatcaaataaaacTGCCACAACAACTGCTACCGACACTACTGTACCTATTGAGCCGTCTGAAACCAATGAAGCGAACAAAAGTGCCATAAAGGTCACTAAATCCGAACAAAATGAGCTAAGTCAGAGTCTGATAGACGCATTGGTCAATGATTCCGACGAACATACTATTATAGACATCTTGTCATCTGAAAAATGGACGGAATCAAGAATAAAAGATTTCATACGCACTCAATTATCCTCCGAGTGGTGCAACAAGATATTTGGTATCGTTTGCTCTCAACTGAAACACGATGTTTGGTCTTCAAACAAGGCTCTTCTATTAATGCTCAAATGGCTTCTAACCTTGCGTTCATCAGAAATTGACGCCTTGCAAACCAACAACGACAAAAGCATAAAAAAAACTAGAGCCGCACTAAAAAGCTGTAGTGACACCTTTCCAATCCTATTATCGATCCAAGGCGCCTTGGAGATGTTAAAAGCACAAGCAAAGCTAAGACAAGATCTAACACACTTATCTCTGGAGGAAGAAGACCCCAAAGAAGGCGAAAATGAAACCGATATCATTTATGAAAACGGTGAGGCTGGAGATTTTGTTGATGCATTAGATAGAATATAA
- the NMD5 gene encoding Nmd5p (similar to Ashbya gossypii ABL068C), whose amino-acid sequence MDVNALLQCFSGTLNHDASIRSNAESQLKELSRIPGFLGACLDIISSQGVPENIKLSASLYFKNKIAYGWSEKGHGKNELLDYTIDNDEKPVVKDMLIKALVQCSRNTPSCIRLLQPALNQIVSVEYSQKRWDNLLLESFQPLSSNDIHAAHIGLLCIAEIFRTYRWKQNDDRQDLELLIVQYFPDLLNYATSHLFQDGANMNNALIGEMVKLVLKIYKFLTYNDLPFTLQRSDSFIPWANFHVKIIQQQLPKELLSSTHDDSIKSNPWIKAKKWAYANLYRLFQRYASESLSKKFNYTEFKSLYIERFLPQLLQLLFQQIEQWGNHDLWLSEESIYYILEFIGQTVVQKATWHIVNPHYSTILEHVIFPLLCPNETTLESFETDPQEYINRNLEAWDDNYSPDLAAISLLVTAVRKRYKTTLEPTVRFVNHILQNNAADPDNMSLEQAIRVESCLRIVSSILDRLIHPKSPYVEPMEGFLHAFVFPLFKSNYGFLRARACELCSKFYDYEFKKENTLRIIYQGVMSCFNEESDSLPVKLLAALALQTFIHVPLFQESLSTVVVPTMQKLLQLSNEFESDAVSGVMQEFVESFSTELQPFGVELMNNLVQQFLKLAIEFHEASNFDINALNASELPDESDKQLAALGILSTTISILLSFEHSTDIVKNLEQSFYPAAEFILKNDIEDFYHEACEFVENSTFLLRDISPISWKILELVGECNDRESSMVSFYLEDFMLAINNYLVYGKNELRQNSFYSTILFKIYKNASSSDENGLDELNVLNDLSQKIVLSLGSNTPKEFVQNILTDAVNCLISEKDAIKTQVVFGVTTFNVVVACLVYFPIETLQYLRSREVSQVFFEVWFGNFILNYKRVYDIKLTLMALLSMLSHVSIQDFSSLGLEPVLIKMGSMISMLLEKYPKSLRELKDKRTEFSSDAFQVGDTLTDGEWEDYDDDENDPVQGNPYLEIATKESETLKFIRGEIGALDEDFDDLYEDPLSGSVLDDINIYTVFQSIFSRLQQTDSAKYQAILGPMTQEEQSHLVHVLNL is encoded by the coding sequence ATGGATGTCAACGCTCTCTTGCAATGCTTTTCAGGCACTTTGAATCATGATGCATCAATAAGAAGTAATGCTGAATCGCAGTTAAAGGAACTAAGCAGGATTCCTGGATTTCTCGGGGCATGTTTGGACATTATATCCTCGCAGGGCGTGCCAGAAAACATTAAACTGTCTGCTTCATtgtatttcaaaaataagaTTGCTTATGGATGGTCCGAGAAGGGACATGGCAAGAATGAATTATTGGACTACACCATCGATAACGATGAAAAGCCAGTTGTGAAGGATATGTTGATCAAAGCTTTGGTTCAATGTTCCAGGAATACTCCTAGTTGTATCAGATTGCTTCAGCCGGCGTTGAATCAGATTGTATCTGTTGAATACTCGCAGAAAAGGTGGGATAATTTGTTACTGGAGTCCTTTCAACCTCTATCTTCTAATGATATCCATGCGGCGCATATTGGTCTTTTGTGTATTGCAGAGATCTTCAGAACATACAGATGGAAACAGAATGATGATCGGCAGGACTTGGAGCTCCTCAttgttcaatattttcctgatttgttgaattatGCTACTTCGCATTTGTTTCAGGATGGTGCTAATATGAATAATGCTCTTATAGGAGAAATGGTGAAGTTAGTGTTAAAAATCTACAAATTTCTTACTTATAATGATTTACCCTTCACCTTGCAACGTTCTGACAGTTTTATACCTTGGGCAAATTTTCATGTAAAAATCATCCAGCAGCAATTGCCTAAGGAACTTTTGTCATCCACTCATGATGATTCAATAAAATCGAACCCATGGATTAAAGCTAAAAAGTGGGCTTATGCAAACCTATACAGACTATTCCAGAGGTATGCTTCTGAGTCGCTAAGCAAGAAGTTTAACTATACCGAGTTCAAATCTTTGTACATCGAGAGATTTTTACCTCAACTTTTACAGTTGTTGTTCCAACAAATCGAACAATGGGGTAACCATGATTTATGGTTAAGTGAAGAATCGATTTACTATATTTTGGAGTTCATTGGACAAACCGTTGTTCAAAAGGCTACCTGGCATATAGTCAATCCACATTATTCAACTATCTTAGAACATGTTATTTTCCCATTATTGTGTCCAAATGAAACCACTCTAGAGAGTTTTGAGACTGATCCTcaagaatatattaacaGAAACTTGGAAGCTTGGGATGACAATTATTCGCCAGATTTGGCGGCTATTTCGCTTTTGGTCACGGCAGTcagaaaaagatataaaacTACCTTAGAGCCTACAGTGCGATTCGTTAATCATATTTTACAAAACAACGCGGCAGACCCTGATAACATGTCTCTTGAACAGGCAATTAGAGTGGAGTCATGCTTGAGGATTGTCTCTAGTATTTTGGATAGGCTTATCCACCCCAAGTCTCCATATGTGGAGCCAATGGAAGGTTTCCTACATGCTTTTGTCTTCCctcttttcaaaagtaATTATGGCTTTTTAAGAGCCCGTGCTTGTGAACTGTGTTCTAAATTCTATGATTatgaattcaaaaaagaaaataccTTACGAATAATCTACCAAGGGGTAATGAGCTGTTTTAACGAAGAATCTGATTCATTACCTGTTAAGTTGCTTGCAGCTCTAGCACTGCAAACTTTTATACATGTACCATTGTTCCAGGAATCCCTATCTACTGTGGTCGTCCCTACCATGCAAAAATTACTGCAGTTATCCAATGAGTTTGAGTCTGATGCCGTTTCTGGCGTGATGCaggaatttgttgaatcTTTCTCCACTGAATTGCAACCATTTGGTGTTGAATTAATGAATAACCTGGTCCAACAGTTTCTGAAGCTCGCTATTGAGTTTCACGAAGCCTCGAACTTTGACATCAACGCTTTAAATGCAAGCGAGCTTCCTGATGAAAGTGATAAACAATTAGCGGCACTTGGTATTTTGTCCACAACGATTTCTATTCTTTTATCATTTGAGCACTCCACGGATATCgttaaaaatttggaacaaTCGTTTTATCCAGCTGCAGAATTTATTCTGAAGAACGATATCGAGGATTTTTACCATGAAGCATGCGAATTCGTTGAAAATTCCACCTTTTTATTGCGCGACATTTCTCCTATTTCTTGGAAGATTTTAGAATTGGTAGGCGAATGCAATGATAGGGAGTCTAGTATGGTTTCTTTTTACTTGGAGGACTTTATGTTGGCCATCAACAATTATTTAGTCTACGGAAAAAATGAATTAAGACAAAATAGTTTCTATTCAACcattttgttcaagattTACAAAAATGCTAGCTCAAGTGATGAGAATGGCcttgatgaattgaatgTTTTAAACGATTTGTCCCAGAAAATTGTTCTTTCATTAGGTTCCAATACTCCGAAAGAATTTGTTCAGAATATTTTGACCGATGCAGtaaattgtttgatttcTGAGAAGGACGCTATTAAAACACAAGTAGTTTTTGGCGTTACGACTTTCAATGTCGTTGTGGCATGCCTAGTTTATTTTCCAATCGAAACTTTGCAATATTTACGCTCCAGAGAAGTCTCTCAGGTATTCTTTGAAGTCTGGTTTGGAAACTTCATTCTGAATTACAAGAGAGTCTATGACATTAAGCTTACCTTAATGGCGCTGTTAAGCATGCTTTCTCATGTTTCTATTCAAGACTTCTCTTCTTTAGGGTTGGAACCTgttttgataaagatggGATCTATGATTTCTATgcttcttgaaaaatatccGAAGTCTTTAAGAGAACTAAAGGACAAAAGGACTGAGTTTTCCTCTGATGCATTCCAAGTTGGAGATACTCTAACTGACGGTGAGTGGGAAGATtacgatgatgacgaaaATGATCCAGTTCAGGGTAATCCTTACTTAGAGATTGCCACGAAAGAATCAGAAACATTAAAATTCATTAGGGGTGAGATAGGTGCTTTagatgaagattttgatgaCTTATATGAGGATCCTCTTTCTGGTTCTGTATTGGATGACATAAACATCTACACCGTATTCCAAAGCATCTTTTCCCGTCTACAACAAACAGATTCTGCAAAATACCAAGCCATTCTTGGTCCTATGACCCAAGAGGAACAATCGCATTTAGTACATGTTCTAAATTTATGA
- a CDS encoding uncharacterized protein (similar to KLLA0B04224g - Kluyveromyces lactis) produces the protein MSRSHIIYLFCLQLKTYYSYTTSYDLTRLRVAQAKTGICQQLGWVSISLFSTMERLSVSLGLRYVTVATLIFIAGIVSVILFLCLLGMLLVISIVMPSKAHIVLEHSSSDLASKELNTSVVEFQWRVELRSPFKEILARILRISTVLDAYCCTLGLHFSIFEILDSPGKYANSHVKENMNKTILESGIIYDPELDDSTEEKFTNIKTCHYTEAQRALLQFQRTKSEPIVFKYGHPYTVDDFDDDFEGTFDLTILEDRCAKKQLDNDTEYDDFTVDSSGKSEELGTTDASTSNFITHIMPKVNDRKQGYVYQLIPSKSSIISTALSHEQANAQPFLY, from the coding sequence ATGTCTAGAAGTCACATTATATACTTGTTTTGTTTACAGCTAAAAACGTATTATTCATATACAACCAGTTATGATCTCACAAGGCTACGAGTAGCGCAGGCTAAAACTGGTATTTGCCAACAACTCGGGTGGGTTtctatttcattattttcaacTATGGAACGACTCAGTGTATCCCTTGGCCTGAGGTATGTTACTGTTGCGACATTAATTTTCATTGCAGGGATAGTTTCggttattttatttctttgtcTACTTGGAATGTTGTTAGTGATTTCCATAGTTATGCCATCGAAAGCACACATTGTTCTAGAACATAGCTCTTCAGATCTGGCATCCAAGGAGCTAAATACAAGTGTGGTCGAGTTTCAATGGAGAGTTGAGCTTAGATCCCCATTCAAGGAAATCTTAGCCAGAATATTAAGGATTTCTACTGTTTTAGATGCGTACTGTTGTACTTTAGGGTTGCatttttccatttttgaaatactGGATTCTCCAGGAAAGTACGCCAACAGCCATGTTAAGGAAAACATGAACAAGACAATTTTAGAGTCCGGAATTATCTATGATCCCGAGCTAGATGACAGCACGGAAGAGAAATTCACTAACATCAAGACATGCCATTATACCGAAGCTCAGCGTGCACTTTTACAATTCCAGCGAACCAAATCTGAACCTATAGTATTCAAATACGGCCATCCTTACActgttgatgattttgatgacGATTTTGAGGGTACATTTGATCTCACAATTCTAGAGGACCGATGTGCGAAGAAGCAGCTCGATAATGATactgaatatgatgattttaCGGTGGATTCCTCGGGAAAGAGTGAGGAGTTAGGAACGACTGATGCCAGCACCAGCAACTTCATTACGCATATAATGCCAAAAGTTAATGACCGGAAACAGGGGTATGTATATCAGTTAATCCCAAGTAAATCCAGTATTATTAGCACTGCATTATCTCATGAACAGGCGAATGCTCAACCGTTTTTGTATTAG
- the MDM31 gene encoding Mdm31p (similar to Ashbya gossypii ABL066C) produces MAFGALRRSPQFWQISGVNVDRSSGGFLRTQRLLSHRNSIITPPRILLQSLRYHSIGETGKKDEDSIGDYASKVRKERDILLSKSDSTLERLKIHLKWSLKRSMRPFNTDDISAFVSWILVSNVLLIILGTTTFASLIIYLMNTVFAQEYVATQVGNFLTKNSALSVVFEKAIVPDWSSGKICFNNVFVSRRPKLSRKFAKGSQQEAVERTKLALSERLLLSREDFDDGNYTQFDLTIDQVEISLSFNKWINGKGILDEVIINGLRGVVDRTHVVWKENDNPRNYLNVRQPGDFEISNFKMNDVLFTLYQPNGFRPFQVSIFNCELPQLRKHWLFYDILNATSMSGTYDNAMFMIHRTYRKHEDRGSSLWRNFTRMRVDNLNVDQLNAGVKGPFGWITSGQVDMIGDILLPEEDLNASDLYDILSIIGDRLLKEARNHSSMLPLQLPKSDEIDPHQYFIMDFFLRLHNVRAEVPLFTSDLSYINNALIRPIVGYINSKRSYIPIKCRIVKNLLDFEGSWTIYDSLLMDDLSAEVYDAFADYVTDHERKNLRMKRVGFWSLQILIQLILISLGSIT; encoded by the coding sequence ATGGCATTTGGAGCGCTGAGACGTTCACCGCAGTTCTGGCAAATAAGTGGTGTTAATGTTGATCGATCCAGTGGGGGTTTTCTTCGAACCCAACGGTTACTTTCGCATCGTAATAGTATTATTACTCCGCCAAGGATATTGCTACAATCGTTGAGATATCATTCTATAGGAGAAACAGGTAAAAAAGATGAGGATTCCATAGGTGACTATGCCAGTAAGGTGAGAAAAGAGCGTGACATACTTCTGAGCAAATCTGACAGCACGTTAGAACGACTTAAAATCCACTTAAAATGGTCGTTGAAGAGGTCAATGAGACCTTTCAATACAGATGATATAAGCGCTTTTGTTTCGTGGATTTTAGTCAGCAATGTACTCCTAATTATTTTAGGGACAACTACATTTGCTTCTCTGATCATATACCTGATGAATACTGTGTTTGCACAAGAATATGTAGCAACTCAGGTTGGGAATTTTTTAACTAAGAACAGTGCGCTATCCGTTGTGTTCGAGAAGGCGATTGTTCCAGACTGGTCTTCTGGTAAAATTTGCTTCAACAATGTATTTGTGTCTAGAAGGCCCAAATTATCCAGAAAATTTGCCAAAGGTTCCCAACAAGAGGCTGTTGAGAGAACTAAGTTGGCTTTAAGCGAACGTCTTCTCCTAAGTCGTGAGGATTTCGATGATGGAAATTACACTCAATTTGATCTCACAATCGATCAAGTAGAAATATCCTTGAGTTTCAATAAGTGGATCAATGGGAAGGGTATATTGGATGAAGTTATAATCAATGGCTTACGAGGAGTTGTGGATAGGACACATGTTGTATGGAAAGAAAATGACAATCCTCGAAATTACCTCAATGTACGTCAGCCAGGGGACTTTGAGATCTCGAACTTTAAAATGAATGATGTGTTGTTCACTTTATACCAACCAAACGGCTTCAGACCATTTCAAGTGAGCATTTTCAACTGCGAACTCCCCCAGTTACGCAAACACTGGCTGTTCTACGACATTCTAAATGCAACAAGCATGAGCGGGACCTACGATAATGCTATGTTTATGATCCATAGGACATACCGGAAACACGAGGACAGGGGATCATCACTGTGGAGGAACTTCACTAGAATGCGAGTCGATAACCTGAATGTAGATCAGCTGAATGCCGGGGTAAAGGGCCCCTTTGGGTGGATCACAAGTGGTCAAGTAGATATGATTGGGGATATCCTTCTTCCAGAAGAAGATCTCAACGCTTCTGATCTCTATGATATTCTATCAATCATCGGAGACCGGCTACTTAAAGAGGCTCGAAACCACTCATCTATGCTCCCACTTCAACTCCCAAAATCTGACGAGATCGACCCGCATCAATACTTCATCATGGACTTCTTCCTACGCTTACATAACGTCAGAGCAGAAGTACCGCTCTTCACATCAGACTTAAGCTACATTAACAACGCTCTAATAAGGCCAATAGTTGGCTATATCAACTCTAAGAGAAGCTATATCCCAATCAAATGCCGTATAGTAAAAAACCTACTGGACTTCGAGGGCTCTTGGACAATATACGACTCCTTACTAATGGATGACCTCAGCGCGGAAGTTTACGACGCTTTCGCTGACTACGTCACCGACCATGAACGCAAAAACCTCCGCATGAAGCGTGTAGGATTCTGGTCTCTGCAAATCCTCATTCAACTCATACTCATCAGCCTAGGATCCATAACATGA
- a CDS encoding uncharacterized protein (similar to Ashbya gossypii AEL110W), whose protein sequence is MQVQKAVVVSTAVFASTAMSAYIAGESWSALSPDKVFEGGLTDYGSTFGIAVVPVTPRVFQGRATTVVKKRDMSAVSQINDGQVQSNSKSVPAAGAVAQIGDGQVQAITLKQPSPAPVVEGQDQGKHCPTVAELENILASASAERDPTDPINAYSYRYEGTLEMTLSDSVLRDAHGRIGSIVASRQFQFDGPPPQAGAIYAKGWSLTPDGNLALGDSDVFYRCLSGNFYNLYDQSIGGQCSPVQLQAINLITC, encoded by the coding sequence ATGCAAGTCCAGAaggctgttgttgttagCACAGCTGTTTTCGCATCCACTGCCATGAGTGCTTATATTGCAGGAGAATCATGGTCTGCTTTGTCTCCTGATAAAGTTTTCGAGGGAGGTTTGACTGATTATGGATCCACGTTTGGTATTGCTGTGGTTCCCGTAACGCCCAGGGTCTTCCAAGGCCGTGCCACTACTGTTGTTAAAAAGAGAGATATGTCTGCTGTTTCTCAGATTAATGATGGTCAGGTCCAATCCAACTCTAAAAGTGTCCCTGCCGCGGGCGCTGTAGCCCAGATCGGTGACGGACAGGTGCAAGCGATTACTTTGAAACAACCAAGCCCTGCTCCAGTGGTTGAAGGTCAAGATCAAGGCAAACATTGTCCAACTGTAGCAGAGCTTGAGAATATTCTTGCTTCTGCATCTGCAGAAAGGGACCCCACTGATCCTATTAACGCGTATTCGTATAGATATGAAGGTACTTTGGAGATGACTTTAAGTGACTCTGTATTGCGCGATGCCCACGGAAGAATCGGCTCCATTGTTGCAAGCAGACAGTTTCAATTCGACGGTCCCCCACCACAGGCCGGTGCAATTTACGCCAAGGGCTGGTCTTTGACCCCAGATGGTAACTTGGCTTTAGGTGACAGCGACGTTTTCTACAGGTGTCTATCTGGTAACTTCTATAACTTATATGACCAATCCATTGGCGGCCAATGTTCTCCAGTCCAGCTACAAGCGATCAATTTGATTACTtgttaa
- a CDS encoding uncharacterized protein (similar to Ashbya gossypii AEL111C) has product MKLDNTTTTFAVTAAFAGTAMSAYIAGEPWTTLTPSKTYENGLTDFGSTFGIAVMPVTTQVSSSATPVAKRDLEAVSQIGDGQIQATTKTTAPAISQIDDGQIQATTKTTAPAISQIDDGQIQATTKTTAPAISQIDDGQIQATTKTTAPAISQIDDGQIQATTKTTAPAISQIDDGQIQATTKTTTTLKPSEDPVSQIGDGQIQATGTPSNNDGQDSDDDETGDETETEDSDDPIKAVSCKNNGTLQMLLKDSVLVDAHGRIGSIVANRQFQFDGPPPQAGTIFAKGWSLTPEGNLAIGDNDLFYQCLSGTFYNLYDESIGAQCSPVHLQAIELIDC; this is encoded by the coding sequence ATGAAATTGGATAATACTACCACCACTTTTGCCGTCACTGCTGCTTTTGCCGGTACTGCCATGTCCGCATATATTGCAGGGGAGCCTTGGACCACATTGACTCCATCAAAAACATATGAAAATGGATTGACTGATTTTGGATCCACTTTTGGTATTGCTGTCATGCCAGTCACCACTCAAGTGTCTTCTTCCGCTACTCCTGTTGCTAAGAGAGATCTAGAGGCGGTGTCACAGATCGGCGATGGCCAGATCCAGGCTACCACCAAGACTACTGCTCCTGCAATCTCTCAGATCGATGATGGCCAGATCCAGGCTACCACCAAGACTACTGCTCCTGCAATCTCTCAGATCGATGATGGCCAGATCCAGGCTACCACCAAGACTACTGCTCCTGCAATCTCTCAGATCGATGATGGCCAGATCCAGGCTACCACCAAGACTACTGCTCCTGCAATCTCTCAGATCGATGATGGCCAGATCCAGGCTACCACCAAGACTACTGCTCCTGCAATCTCTCAGATCGATGATGGCCAGATCCAGGCTACCACCAAAACTACTACTACCTTAAAGCCATCCGAAGATCCAGTTTCTCAAATAGGTGACGGTCAAATTCAAGCCACCGGCACACCATCGAATAATGATGGTCAGGATAGTGATGACGATGAGACTGGTGACGAGACTGAGACTGAAGACAGTGATGATCCTATAAAGGCGGTTTCCTGTAAAAACAACGGAACTTTGCAAATGCTTTTGAAAGACTCAGTTCTTGTAGATGCACATGGCAGAATTGGTTCGATTGTGGCCAACAGACAGTTCCAATTCGACGGTCCTCCTCCTCAAGCCGGTACTATCTTTGCTAAGGGCTGGTCTTTGACCCCAGAAGGTAACTTGGCTATAGGTGACAATGACCTTTTCTACCAATGTCTATCTGGTACCTTCTACAATCTATATGATGAATCCATTGGTGCCCAATGTTCTCCAGTTCACTTGCAAGCAATCGAGTTGATTGATTGTTAA
- a CDS encoding uncharacterized protein (similar to Ashbya gossypii AEL111W-A), with the protein MQTTGSRFKIEDVQLSLGRRNLGLPHLVKIIRSKDMSEGSDITVSIDMPSRMREVQESYVCQRTMPSLTSMNSNFSDDDQDVLLAIRENRLRYNPIEIIAVENEFTIPSSYFVDEQEIFTFADGHEFQPFNIYEGLNFEGGSFGINVMTINPPTGRGQ; encoded by the coding sequence ATGCAAACAACTGGATCAAGGTTCAAAATAGAGGATGTTCAATTGAGTTTGGGAAGGAGAAATCTAGGATTACCACATTTAGTCAAAATAATTCGTTCAAAAGATATGTCTGAAGGAAGTGATATAACAGTTTCAATTGATATGCCTAGTCGGATGCGGGAAGTTCAAGAATCGTATGTGTGTCAGCGAACAATGCCGTCGTTGACATCGATGAATTCTAATTTTTCCGATGACGACCAAGACGTATTGTTGGCAATTAGAGAAAACAGGTTAAGATATAATCCGATAGAAATCATAGCTGTGGAGAATGAATTTACGATCCCCAGTAGCTATTTTGTAGATGAACAAGAAATATTCACCTTCGCAGACGGCCACGAATTTCAGCCCTTTAACATATATGAGGGGTTAAATTTTGAGGGCGGTTCGTTTGGAATAAATGTCATGACCATTAATCCTCCAACTGGTAGGGGGCAGTGA
- the ATP18 gene encoding F1F0 ATP synthase subunit i (similar to Ashbya gossypii AER163W), with product MKRFATPILKPYWPFFVGGVTVFWLVSKAASASANSAEFINDPRNPRFQRGGKHTELKE from the coding sequence ATGAAGAGATTTGCAACGCCCATTTTAAAGCCATACTGGCCATTCTTTGTTGGCGGTGTCACCGTTTTTTGGTTGGTCTCCAAGGCCGCCTCAGCTTCTGCCAACTCTGCAGAATTTATCAATGACCCAAGGAACCCAAGATTTCAAAGGGGCGGTAAGCATACGGAATTGAAGGAGTGA